A genomic window from Bubalus bubalis isolate 160015118507 breed Murrah chromosome X, NDDB_SH_1, whole genome shotgun sequence includes:
- the LOC102414917 gene encoding LOW QUALITY PROTEIN: histone H2A-Bbd type 2/3 (The sequence of the model RefSeq protein was modified relative to this genomic sequence to represent the inferred CDS: substituted 2 bases at 2 genomic stop codons) — protein sequence MPSKRGRXRSFGLHSHTARAELSFSMSHMESLLWEGHYAQRLSSSAPIFLAAIMXHLTAKVLELAGNEAQNSGQRHITPELVDTTVHHNILLSGSFGMTTISLVALAWH from the coding sequence ATGCCAAGTAAAAGGGGCCGTTGAAGGTCATTTGGTCTCCACTCCCACACCGCCCGTGCCGAGTTGTCTTTCTCCATGAGCCACATGGAGAGCCTCCTGTGGGAAGGCCACTATGCCCAGCGCCTGAGCTCGTCCGCACCCATCTTCCTAGCAGCCATCATGTAGCACCTGACTGCCAAGGTCCTAGAGCTGGCAGGCAACGAGGCCCAGAACAGCGGTCAGAGGCACATCACCCCAGAGCTGGTGGACACAACAGTCCACCATAACATTCTGCTCAGCGGCTCTTTTGGGATGACAACCATCTCCCTGGTGGCCCTAGCCTGGCACTAG
- the F8A1 gene encoding 40-kDa huntingtin-associated protein codes for MARRRSPPGRVSAPGSAGAAKMAASAAGLGGGGAGPGPEPGDFLARYRQVSNKLKKRFLRKPNVAEAGEQFAQLGRELRAQECLPYAAWCQLAVARCQQALFHGPGEALALTEAARLFLRQERDARQRLACPAAAGEALQAAAAALGAAVRLHLELGQPAAAAALCLELAAALRDLGQPAAAAGHFQRAAQLQLPQLPLAALQALGHAASCQLLARDYSGALALFTHMQRLARELGGLPSQPPPPQPAAPGPPLPPGAGPPAAAAPAALGAFADVLVRCEVSRVLLLLLLQPPPAKLLPEHAHTLEKYAWEAFDGHGQDSSGPLPEELFLLLQSLVMATHEKDTEAVKSLQVEMWPLLSAEQNHLLHLVLQETVSPSGQGI; via the coding sequence ATGGCACGTCGCCGGTCGCCGCCCGGTCGCGTCAGCGCGCCTGGAAGCGCCGGGGCGGCGAAGATGGCGGCTTCCGCAGCCGGCCTGGGCGGCGGTGGCGCGGGCCCAGGGCCCGAGCCAGGGGATTTCCTGGCGCGCTACCGCCAGGTGTCCAACAAGCTCAAGAAGCGGTTCCTGCGGAAGCCGAACGTGGCGGAGGCCGGCGAGCAGTTCGCCCAGCTCGGCCGTGAGCTGCGCGCCCAGGAGTGCCTGCCGTACGCGGCCTGGTGCCAGCTGGCGGTGGCGCGCTGCCAGCAGGCGCTCTTCCACGGGCCCGGCGAGGCGCTGGCGCTGACAGAGGCCGCGCGCCTCTTTCTGCGGCAGGAGCGCGACGCGCGCCAGCGCCTGGCCTGCCCCGCCGCCGCTGGGGAGGCCCTGCAGGCCGCTGCCGCCGCGCTGGGCGCCGCCGTGCGCCTGCACCTGGAGCTCGGGCAGCCGGCCGCGGCTGCCGCACTCTGCCTCGAGCTGGCGGCCGCCCTGCGCGACCTGGGCCAGCCGGCCGCCGCCGCTGGCCACTTCCAGCGCGCCGCGCAGCTGCAGCTGCCCCAGCTGCCCCTGGCCGCCTTGCAGGCCCTCGGCCACGCCGCGTCCTGCCAGCTGCTGGCGCGGGACTACAGCGGCGCGCTGGCGCTCTTCACGCACATGCAACGCCTGGCACGGGAGCTCGGCGGCCTCCCGTCGCAGCCCCCGCCCCCGCAACCCGCAGCCCCCGGCCCTCCGCTCCCTCCCGGCGCGGGGCCGCCGGCTGCCGCCGCCCCGGCCGCGCTGGGCGCCTTCGCCGACGTGCTGGTCCGCTGCGAGGTGTcccgtgtgctgctgctgctgctcctgcagcCGCCGCCCGCCAAGCTCCTGCCGGAGCACGCGCACACCCTGGAGAAGTATGCCTGGGAGGCCTTCGACGGCCACGGGCAGGACAGCAGCGGTCCGCTGCCCGAGGAGCTCTTTCTGCTGCTACAGTCCTTGGTCATGGCCACGCACGAGAAGGACACGGAGGCCGTCAAGTCGCTGCAGGTGGAGATGTGGCCCCTGCTGAGCGCCGAGCAGAACCACCTCCTGCACCTCGTTCTGCAGGAAACCGTCTCCCCTTCTGGCCAGGGGATCTGA